A window of Polaribacter litorisediminis contains these coding sequences:
- the trpS gene encoding tryptophan--tRNA ligase: MLNKSFEKAKEQSKLLENDLYKNPHKYRVLTGDRPTGNLHLGHYFGSIINRLKLQSLGIETYILIADYQVLTDRNVFNEISKFTYELTLDYLACGLDPENYKTHIFPHSHIPELNQLTIPFLTLVSSSELNKNPTVKEEITASGLSNINAGMYIYPVHQAADILFCKSNVVPVGKDQLPHIELTRKIAKRFNTKFNKNIFTEPVALFTDTPTILGLDGIQKMSKSRNNSIMIKSTADETVKLIKSAKTDSSRYISYDPENRPEVSNLLKLASLCSDISPTDIADKIGDQGAGKLKQLTAEAINTYFEPIRKKRIELEKNKDYVRDILLKGISKARGTAIETLSEVTEAMNMKI; this comes from the coding sequence ATGTTAAATAAAAGTTTTGAAAAAGCAAAAGAGCAAAGCAAATTATTAGAAAATGATTTGTATAAGAATCCTCATAAGTATCGCGTATTGACGGGAGATAGACCTACAGGTAATTTGCATCTTGGACACTATTTTGGCTCAATTATAAACCGATTAAAATTACAAAGCTTAGGAATTGAGACTTATATTTTAATTGCTGATTATCAAGTGTTGACAGATAGAAATGTTTTTAATGAAATTTCAAAATTCACATATGAACTAACTTTGGACTATTTAGCCTGTGGATTAGACCCTGAAAATTATAAAACTCATATTTTTCCACATAGTCATATTCCTGAATTAAATCAACTAACTATTCCATTTCTGACATTAGTTTCCAGTTCAGAATTAAACAAAAATCCAACTGTTAAAGAAGAAATTACTGCTTCAGGACTGAGTAATATTAATGCAGGAATGTATATCTATCCAGTTCATCAAGCTGCTGATATTTTGTTTTGTAAAAGTAATGTGGTTCCTGTTGGAAAAGATCAATTACCTCATATAGAATTAACTCGGAAAATTGCAAAGCGCTTTAATACCAAATTCAATAAAAATATTTTTACAGAACCAGTTGCACTTTTTACTGATACCCCTACTATTCTTGGGTTAGACGGTATTCAAAAAATGAGTAAAAGTCGCAACAATTCAATTATGATAAAGTCAACCGCTGATGAAACAGTAAAACTAATAAAATCTGCCAAAACTGATTCAAGTCGTTACATATCTTACGACCCCGAAAACAGACCAGAGGTTTCCAACTTACTTAAGTTAGCTTCCTTATGTTCAGATATAAGCCCAACAGATATTGCTGATAAAATTGGCGACCAAGGTGCAGGAAAACTTAAACAGCTAACAGCAGAAGCTATAAATACATATTTTGAGCCTATTAGAAAAAAAAGAATAGAGCTTGAAAAAAATAAAGATTATGTCAGGGATATTTTGCTTAAAGGTATAAGTAAAGCGAGAGGAACAGCTATTGAAACGTTGAGTGAAGTCACTGAGGCAATGAATATGAAAATATAA
- a CDS encoding DUF4386 domain-containing protein, protein MIANTEQKNLIKTARITGLWYLMMAITGILGFMVFHSQIFVSGNPEQTLTNLVELESTARIRLLLEFGIVISQALTAVWFFKLFKDSYEWEAWTLGIWGMVNALVIMISAISMASAIGIANSDISAMEDKVLLIQVFQQIISNAWGIGGLFFGLWLFPMGYIVIKSKRMPIWLGRVIVLGGIGYVLSTLIHYAGIDFSFNEYLTLPATIGEFWMIGYLLIFGIRPSYK, encoded by the coding sequence ATGATTGCAAATACAGAACAGAAAAATTTAATTAAGACTGCTAGAATAACTGGCTTATGGTACTTAATGATGGCTATTACAGGAATTCTAGGCTTTATGGTCTTTCATTCTCAAATATTTGTGTCTGGTAATCCTGAACAAACGCTAACAAATTTAGTAGAATTAGAATCTACAGCAAGAATTCGGTTGCTATTAGAATTTGGTATCGTAATTTCTCAGGCACTTACCGCAGTTTGGTTTTTTAAATTATTTAAAGATAGTTATGAATGGGAAGCTTGGACGCTAGGCATATGGGGAATGGTAAATGCTTTAGTCATTATGATCAGTGCAATTTCAATGGCCTCAGCAATAGGTATTGCCAATTCTGATATAAGTGCTATGGAAGACAAAGTTTTACTAATTCAGGTTTTTCAACAAATAATTTCTAATGCCTGGGGTATTGGTGGTCTTTTCTTTGGACTTTGGCTGTTTCCTATGGGATACATAGTTATCAAATCTAAAAGAATGCCCATCTGGTTGGGAAGAGTTATTGTTTTAGGTGGTATTGGCTATGTATTAAGCACCTTAATCCACTATGCAGGCATTGATTTTAGCTTCAATGAATATCTTACGCTACCGGCAACTATTGGTGAATTTTGGATGATTGGTTATTTATTAATTTTTGGCATAAGACCTAGCTATAAGTAA